TCGTCTCGCCGCGGGGCAACACCCAGTGGGCCCGCAACGCGCGCGCTGCGGGTGCGGTCGGGATCGGCCCGCGCTGGCACCGCCGACCGGTCGACATCACCGAGGTGCCCGACGCCGCGAAACCGGTGCTGCTCAAGCGCTATCTCGACCGGTGGTACTGGGAGGTCAAGGGCCACGTCGGCGGGTTGACGCCGCAGTCCAGCGACGAGGAGATCAGCGCGGTCGCGCCGACGATCCCGGTGTTCGAGTTGGTGCGCTGAGGTCAGGGCATCGGCACGGTGGGCGGCGGCGGAGGCCCGACGTTGGCCGAGGCCGCCGAGATGACGTCCTCGCGGGCCTGCTGGCTGGCGATCTGCCAGGACACCGCGGCCGGGTAGCGCCCCCAGGTGCTGTTGAACATCCCGATGATCGCCGCGCGGTGGTCGGGGGTGACCACATACACCGGCCCACCCGAATCGCCCTTCTGGCTGACCACCCCGTTACCCATGGTGAACCAGCCGTTGTTGACGGCCTCGACCGTGCCGCAGCTCTCGCCGGTGACCACACCGAAGTGGCACACCGGCTGACCGGCGGCCGGCGCGAACCCGGGGTCGACGACGAGCATGCGGCCGCCCGGCAGGATGTTGTTGACCTGCACGTCGGGGGCCAGCGTGATGGCTTCCCAGTCGGCGATCTGGTGGTTGGTGTCGACGGTCGCGCCGTTGGGGGTGTTGTCGCGGAACACCGCCTGCATGCCGATGAGGTTGCCGTTGCGGTCGCGGACCGGCCCGCTGCCGCGGCAGTGCCCGGCGGTGAACGCGATCCGGGCCTGGGGTTCGACGAAGCCGAGCGTGCAGACGTTGGAGTCCTGGCGGATCTCCATTCCCGGGTAGACGACGACGCCGGGATTGGCGGGTGCGGGCGCCGACGGCAAGACGAGCGCAGCCACCGGGGCGGCCACCGCTGCGATCACTCGAATCCATCGTCGGCCCATGGCCGCCTCCGCTCTTCCGGTCCAATGACGGTGTCCGGTACCAGGTGTTGCGGACTCCTCTACCCGGGCGTGTGAAGCCACAATCACGCCCGATGCGGAGCAACCACTCGACGAAGGTCCCGTGATTTGCCCATCGATCACCGTGACCGAAACGTTACGCCGCGCGGCGATTGCCGTCTCGGCAGTCAGCTAAGCCGGCCGCTAGGAGTCGAAACCGAGGCCGACCGCGTCGAGCGCCCGCAGGAACAGATTCCGCCGGCCCGCCGAGTGATCGGCGCGGTCCAGCGACCAGCGCGTCGCCTGGATGCCCACGCTGGCCAACGGTTCGGGCGGGAACGGCAGCGGGCGGCGGCGCACCATCTGCAGTTCGGTGCGCGGGGTCGCCCGGCCGTCGAGCAGGTCCAGGCACACGTCGGCGGCGAACCGGGCGGCGCCCACCCCCAGGCCGGTGAAGCCGTTGACATAGGCCACCCGGCCGTCGCGGGCCAGCCCCCAGTGCGCGCAGAACCGGGTGTTGGTGTCGATGGCGCCGGCCCAGCGATGGCTGAACCGGACGTCGTCGAGTTGCGGGAACGTGACGAAGAAGTGCGCGGCCAGGCGGCGATAGGTCTCGGGCCGGTCCTCGTAGGCGGGGTCGACCTTGCGGCCGAAGTGGTAGACCGCGTCGTAGCCGCCCCACACGATCCGGTTGTCCATGGTCAGCCGGTAGTAGTGGAACTGGTTGGCGCAGTCGCCGACACCCTGCCGATCCTTCCAGCCGATGCGGTCCAGTTGGGCGTCGGTGAGCGGTTCGGTGGCCAGCACATAGTCGTACACCGGCACGGTGTGCAGCCGGTTGCGCTTGAGCAGGCTCGGGAAGACGTTGGTGGCCAGGACCGCTTGGCGCGCGGTGATCACCGCGCGGTCGGTCTCGATGCGCAGCCCCACTCCCCCGGAGTCCACCCGCCGCGCGGCGGTGTGCTCGTAGATGTGCACCCCGGCCTGCTCGCACGCCCGCGCCAGTTCGAGCGCGAGTTTGGCGGGATGCACGATCGCGCAGGTGTCGGCGCTGAACAGACCCGCAAGATAGGTCGGCGACGCGACCTGCGCGCGCACCTCGGCCGTGTCGAGCAGGCGGCCGTGCCCGTCGGCGGCACTGTCCTGCAACCACTGCAGCTGGTGCGGTTCGGTGGCCACCGTCAACATGCCGGTGCGCTGCCATTCGGTGTCGAGGCCCAGGCGCGCCAGTTCGTCCTGCATCCCGTCTAGGTTCTCCAGGCCCATCGCATCGAGCGTGTCGATCTCGTTGGGCCAGCGTGCTTTTCCGTTCTCCTCCCCGTGGGTGAGGCTGGCGTCGACGAAGCCGCCGTTGCGTCCGGACGCGGCCCACCCGATGCGGTCCGCCTCGATCAGCACGATCCGTTTGCCGGGTTCGCGTTGCGCGGCGTGCAGCGCGGTCCACAGCCCGGTGTACCCGCCGCCGACCACCACCAGATCGCAGGTGCTCGGGCCGGTCAGCCGCGGCCGCTGCGGCCTGGGAATGTCCAGCCACATCGAGCCGAACGCGCTTGTCGCAAGCGCACGTTCGACCAACGCGGTGTCGACGGGAGCGTCGAAGACGGTATCCACGACAGCGGGCTAGGAGCCGACGGTGGTCGCTTCGCGTGCCGGCTCACGCAGCGCCGGTGCCCAGCCCGGCGGGCCGAAGACGTAACCCAGCCGGTCGCGCCACCGCCGCGCTGCCCGCACGTCGCGCGCGATGGCCACGTACTCGTGGGTCTGCAGCGTCCAGATGTTGTAGGTGTCGACCTGTTTGGTCAGCCCGTAGTGCGGGCGGGTGGTCTCGGCGGCGAACGTGCCGAACATCCGATCGAACAGGATGAAGATGCCGCCGTAGTTCTTGTCCAGATACTGCTGGTCCATCCCGTGGTGCACCCGGTGATGCGACGGCGTGTTGAACACGAATTCGAATGGCGCCCATAGCTTCCCGATGCGCTCGGTGTGGATCCAGAACTGGTAGATCAGGTTGATCGAGAAGCTGGCGAACACGATCCACGGCGGCACCCCGAACAGCGGCAGCAGCGCCCGCAGGAACACGTCACCGCTGATGTTCCACTTCTGGCGCAGCGCGGTCGCGAAGTTGAAGTACTGGCTGGAGTGGTGCGCCTGATGGGTGGCCCAGATGAGCCGGACACGGTGCGCGATCCGGT
The window above is part of the Mycolicibacterium rutilum genome. Proteins encoded here:
- a CDS encoding nitroreductase family deazaflavin-dependent oxidoreductase — translated: MTERYDQPSTAARAVNTVFRWLAEVGISVAGTRVLEVRGRKSGKPRTVVVNLLTLDGHDYVVSPRGNTQWARNARAAGAVGIGPRWHRRPVDITEVPDAAKPVLLKRYLDRWYWEVKGHVGGLTPQSSDEEISAVAPTIPVFELVR
- a CDS encoding Rv1815 family serine proteinase; translated protein: MGRRWIRVIAAVAAPVAALVLPSAPAPANPGVVVYPGMEIRQDSNVCTLGFVEPQARIAFTAGHCRGSGPVRDRNGNLIGMQAVFRDNTPNGATVDTNHQIADWEAITLAPDVQVNNILPGGRMLVVDPGFAPAAGQPVCHFGVVTGESCGTVEAVNNGWFTMGNGVVSQKGDSGGPVYVVTPDHRAAIIGMFNSTWGRYPAAVSWQIASQQAREDVISAASANVGPPPPPTVPMP
- a CDS encoding NAD(P)/FAD-dependent oxidoreductase, with the protein product MDTVFDAPVDTALVERALATSAFGSMWLDIPRPQRPRLTGPSTCDLVVVGGGYTGLWTALHAAQREPGKRIVLIEADRIGWAASGRNGGFVDASLTHGEENGKARWPNEIDTLDAMGLENLDGMQDELARLGLDTEWQRTGMLTVATEPHQLQWLQDSAADGHGRLLDTAEVRAQVASPTYLAGLFSADTCAIVHPAKLALELARACEQAGVHIYEHTAARRVDSGGVGLRIETDRAVITARQAVLATNVFPSLLKRNRLHTVPVYDYVLATEPLTDAQLDRIGWKDRQGVGDCANQFHYYRLTMDNRIVWGGYDAVYHFGRKVDPAYEDRPETYRRLAAHFFVTFPQLDDVRFSHRWAGAIDTNTRFCAHWGLARDGRVAYVNGFTGLGVGAARFAADVCLDLLDGRATPRTELQMVRRRPLPFPPEPLASVGIQATRWSLDRADHSAGRRNLFLRALDAVGLGFDS
- a CDS encoding sterol desaturase family protein is translated as MHDPVTFAVPFFLLLLIIEWAAARRLAHEEAERAPAGAYQRADAWASIWMGVVSIGTSGVMNFIALLGYAALYVYVAPWQLPSTAWYTWVIAIAGVDLCYYAYHRIAHRVRLIWATHQAHHSSQYFNFATALRQKWNISGDVFLRALLPLFGVPPWIVFASFSINLIYQFWIHTERIGKLWAPFEFVFNTPSHHRVHHGMDQQYLDKNYGGIFILFDRMFGTFAAETTRPHYGLTKQVDTYNIWTLQTHEYVAIARDVRAARRWRDRLGYVFGPPGWAPALREPAREATTVGS